In Lacrimispora indolis DSM 755, a genomic segment contains:
- a CDS encoding SIS domain-containing protein, with the protein MTVKEIVSAIKAEHPNITSVCFVGCGASMSELFPGKYFLEANSRRLRVSIYTANEFNYSTPVSVDESAIVVTCSLSGNTPETVAASKKAMDLGAAVISVTHIEGSPLALASHYQIIHGFEASYAAKMEKMTDVLMLSAEILNTYEGYDHYNAMEDGFSKIYGLIETAAAMSLPAAKAFAENYKDMPILYVMSSGATQMVSYSFSSFLMMEMQWIPSSTFHDGEFFHGPFEMVETGVPYLLLMNDGPTRPMDSRALTFLQRFDAKVTVLDAKDFGLSSHIDKSVAEYFNPMLISGVLRIYAEQLAAIRSHPLTKRRYMWKLDY; encoded by the coding sequence ATGACAGTTAAAGAAATTGTTTCTGCAATCAAGGCTGAGCATCCAAACATCACTTCTGTCTGCTTCGTGGGTTGTGGTGCTTCCATGTCAGAATTATTTCCCGGCAAATATTTCCTGGAAGCAAATTCCAGGAGGCTTCGGGTGAGCATTTACACTGCCAATGAATTTAACTATTCCACCCCGGTATCCGTAGACGAATCCGCAATCGTGGTGACCTGCTCCTTAAGCGGAAACACCCCTGAAACAGTAGCCGCCTCAAAAAAAGCCATGGACCTTGGCGCTGCCGTCATCTCTGTGACTCATATAGAAGGCTCTCCCCTTGCCCTGGCGTCCCATTACCAGATCATTCATGGTTTTGAAGCCAGCTACGCGGCAAAGATGGAGAAAATGACCGATGTTCTTATGCTTTCCGCGGAAATCCTGAACACCTATGAAGGATATGACCATTACAATGCAATGGAGGATGGATTTTCAAAGATTTACGGCCTGATCGAAACCGCCGCTGCCATGAGCCTTCCGGCCGCAAAAGCCTTTGCTGAAAACTACAAAGACATGCCTATTTTATATGTCATGAGCTCAGGAGCAACACAGATGGTTTCTTATTCCTTCTCAAGCTTTCTCATGATGGAAATGCAGTGGATCCCTTCAAGCACCTTCCATGACGGCGAATTCTTCCACGGGCCCTTTGAAATGGTTGAAACGGGGGTTCCCTATCTCCTCCTGATGAATGACGGGCCGACACGCCCCATGGATTCCAGAGCCCTCACCTTTCTTCAGCGGTTTGATGCAAAGGTAACGGTCCTGGATGCAAAGGATTTCGGCCTCAGCTCCCACATTGATAAATCCGTTGCAGAATATTTTAACCCCATGCTGATCAGCGGCGTCTTAAGGATCTATGCGGAACAGCTGGCGGCCATTCGCAGCCATCCCCTTACCAAAAGGCGGTATATGTGGAAGCTTGATTATTAA
- a CDS encoding PfkB family carbohydrate kinase → MIRVLGLGDNVVDKYMHIMTMYPGGNALNFAVYAKLFGYEAGYMGNFGDDGEARHVYDTISALGLDVSRCRFWKGENGAAKVKLEDGDRVFIGSNKGGVSLDHPLELTRLDMEYIAGYDMVHTSIFSYMEAQLPALKKAAAFLSMDFSNRASLEYLKETCPYIDCACISCGEDMAEEEIRDQISSIISYGCRSMVIATRGAKGAFVYVDGNIYQQSPCLVKAKDTMGAGDSFITCFLVSYLDGMKYAVDFPDGSGMWGITSGQEFKDLVIKTSLYKAAVYSSQNCQKDGSFGYGKKFEE, encoded by the coding sequence ATGATCAGAGTGTTAGGCTTGGGAGATAATGTGGTGGATAAGTACATGCACATCATGACCATGTACCCGGGAGGGAATGCCTTGAATTTTGCGGTGTATGCAAAGCTCTTTGGCTATGAAGCCGGATATATGGGGAATTTCGGAGATGACGGGGAAGCCCGGCACGTATATGATACGATTTCGGCCCTGGGACTTGACGTTTCCAGATGCCGCTTCTGGAAAGGGGAAAACGGTGCGGCTAAGGTGAAGCTGGAGGACGGGGACCGGGTATTCATAGGAAGCAATAAAGGCGGAGTTTCCCTGGACCATCCTCTGGAGCTGACCAGGCTGGACATGGAATATATAGCAGGGTATGACATGGTGCATACCAGCATTTTCAGCTATATGGAGGCCCAGCTCCCGGCTCTTAAGAAAGCGGCGGCCTTTCTTTCCATGGATTTTTCCAACCGCGCCTCTTTGGAGTACTTAAAGGAGACCTGCCCTTATATTGACTGCGCCTGCATCTCCTGCGGAGAAGACATGGCGGAGGAGGAGATCCGGGATCAGATAAGCTCCATCATTTCCTATGGCTGCCGCAGCATGGTCATCGCCACCAGAGGGGCAAAGGGAGCATTTGTGTATGTGGATGGAAACATATACCAACAGTCACCCTGTCTGGTAAAGGCCAAGGACACCATGGGAGCAGGGGATTCCTTTATCACCTGTTTTCTGGTCAGTTATTTGGACGGAATGAAATATGCGGTGGATTTTCCTGACGGTTCAGGAATGTGGGGAATTACCTCAGGGCAGGAATTCAAGGACCTGGTCATAAAGACCAGCCTTTATAAGGCCGCTGTTTATTCTTCCCAGAACTGCCAGAAGGATGGTTCCTTTGGCTATGGAAAAAAGTTTGAAGAGTGA
- a CDS encoding carbohydrate ABC transporter permease — MKHFNNSKVFLLRILLHIFLIFLVCVILFPVMWLILNSLKTNQEMFLNSLALPKKWMAVNYVTAWNKGLFNYFKNSILVSTVSLVCILFISSFLAYGLTRFQLPGSTFIFFLVLGGMALSEQVALVPLYKILQSMKLYNTQWAIILPYVAFRIPFTMFLLRSYFISIPKELEEAAIVDGCNSLQRFFLIIVPISRPVLASCAIVNLNFVWNEFLFANVFLESKAIMTIPLGLMAFQGDLKSDYVVMLAGIFIASLPMVLLFLCMQRQFVRGLTQGAVKG, encoded by the coding sequence TTGAAACATTTTAATAATTCAAAGGTATTTCTGTTAAGGATATTGCTGCATATTTTCCTGATTTTTCTGGTGTGCGTCATACTTTTCCCGGTCATGTGGCTGATCCTTAACTCATTAAAAACGAACCAGGAAATGTTTTTAAATTCTCTGGCCCTGCCGAAAAAATGGATGGCAGTCAATTATGTGACGGCATGGAACAAGGGCCTTTTTAACTACTTTAAGAATTCCATTCTGGTGAGTACGGTATCCCTGGTATGTATTCTGTTCATCAGTTCCTTTCTGGCCTATGGACTGACCAGGTTCCAGCTTCCCGGCAGTACCTTTATCTTTTTTCTGGTGCTGGGTGGTATGGCCTTATCCGAGCAGGTGGCCCTTGTCCCTCTTTACAAGATTTTGCAGTCCATGAAGCTTTATAATACCCAGTGGGCGATCATATTGCCCTATGTGGCATTTCGCATCCCATTTACCATGTTCCTGCTCCGGTCTTATTTTATCTCCATCCCAAAGGAACTGGAGGAGGCGGCCATCGTAGACGGCTGCAACAGCCTGCAGCGGTTTTTCCTGATCATCGTTCCCATCAGCAGGCCGGTCCTGGCTTCCTGTGCCATTGTGAATTTAAACTTTGTGTGGAATGAATTCCTCTTTGCCAATGTATTTCTGGAAAGCAAGGCCATCATGACCATTCCTCTGGGGCTTATGGCGTTCCAGGGAGATTTAAAGTCCGATTACGTGGTCATGCTGGCAGGGATCTTCATTGCCTCCCTTCCCATGGTGCTTTTGTTCCTGTGCATGCAGAGGCAGTTTGTCCGGGGACTCACCCAGGGGGCGGTAAAGGGATGA
- a CDS encoding methyl-accepting chemotaxis protein, whose protein sequence is MKRSVRTEFLAIIIPVIAVSMILLSFLGYIAAKEIIRKNTQEKMEQSLTSAVESIRVSLSKNQKVAELLARSFESASDVMKEDNFKNVLTSFAGTNKETSGAGIWYEPGQMDPGTRYFSRYCMREGDQVVYVPDYSLGDGVYYNTQDWYTSVQNTDKSAVWSSPYYDDVAKISMVTASVPLYDKSGKFIGVSTADMDLTDLQSMVASIKPYAEGTAFLIDGNGTYIASEDSSKALKVNIKEETDPSMAALGGEILAKRAGAGNYKQNGETYGIWYTQIPECDWIIAIAAPESILYSDLHSLGRNLILLCITITLILVTMLCLFINSRIIRPLKRLQDVSQEISAGNLSVIIKSASNNEFGHVSTSLKDTAERLGTYIDYIHELSMVLDMIAEGNLDFTLQLEYSGEFSRLMRSIDNIKQSLTHTLRQIHLSAGQVSTGASSISENAQMLAQGTTEQAHTMDKLTSMVQNISDNVKSNAEHAAQASHKAKNVEAHMQASNQKMDSMLQAMKQISDSSGKISKIISSIEDIAFQTNILALNAAVEAARAGASGKGFAVVADEVRNLASKSAEAAKNTSGLIVESVSSVENGTQILNDTARTLSMAANGVNEISGSIEQISSATRTQSDAITQIVLGLEEISSGIQANSATSEESASASAELSNQAQNLFKQVSNFKIAEGK, encoded by the coding sequence ATGAAGAGATCGGTTCGGACAGAATTTTTAGCAATTATTATCCCAGTCATCGCAGTCTCAATGATCCTGCTATCATTCCTAGGTTACATAGCTGCCAAGGAAATAATAAGAAAAAACACCCAGGAGAAAATGGAGCAGAGCCTCACATCTGCGGTGGAAAGCATCCGGGTATCCTTAAGTAAAAACCAGAAGGTGGCGGAGCTCCTGGCAAGGTCCTTTGAATCAGCTTCCGATGTCATGAAGGAGGACAACTTTAAAAACGTACTGACTTCCTTTGCAGGCACCAATAAGGAGACTTCCGGAGCCGGGATCTGGTATGAACCGGGACAGATGGATCCTGGTACCCGGTATTTTTCACGCTACTGCATGAGGGAAGGAGACCAGGTGGTCTATGTTCCCGATTACTCCTTGGGAGACGGTGTTTATTACAATACCCAGGACTGGTACACAAGCGTCCAGAACACGGACAAAAGCGCTGTCTGGTCTTCTCCTTACTACGATGATGTTGCCAAAATCTCCATGGTGACCGCCTCTGTTCCCCTTTATGATAAAAGCGGAAAGTTTATAGGTGTATCCACGGCAGATATGGACTTGACAGACCTTCAGAGCATGGTAGCCTCAATTAAGCCGTATGCAGAAGGAACTGCCTTTTTGATCGATGGAAACGGGACTTATATTGCAAGCGAAGACAGTTCAAAGGCTTTGAAGGTGAATATAAAGGAGGAAACGGATCCTTCCATGGCAGCCCTGGGAGGCGAAATATTGGCCAAGAGAGCGGGAGCCGGAAACTATAAACAGAACGGGGAAACCTACGGTATCTGGTACACCCAGATACCGGAATGCGACTGGATCATCGCCATCGCGGCCCCTGAAAGTATCTTATATTCTGACCTTCATTCCCTTGGACGGAATTTAATCCTTTTATGCATCACAATAACTCTCATCCTGGTCACCATGCTCTGTCTGTTCATCAACAGCCGGATCATACGTCCCTTAAAACGCCTTCAGGATGTATCTCAGGAGATCAGTGCAGGAAATCTTTCCGTAATCATCAAATCAGCCTCTAACAACGAATTTGGACACGTATCAACGTCCTTAAAGGATACCGCAGAAAGGCTTGGCACCTATATTGATTACATCCATGAGCTTTCCATGGTGCTGGACATGATCGCAGAAGGGAACTTAGATTTTACCTTACAGTTGGAGTATTCCGGGGAATTTTCCAGACTGATGCGCTCCATTGATAACATCAAGCAATCCCTTACCCACACCTTAAGGCAGATCCACCTATCCGCCGGCCAGGTGTCCACAGGGGCCTCCTCTATCTCGGAAAATGCCCAAATGCTGGCCCAGGGAACCACGGAACAGGCTCATACCATGGACAAGCTTACATCAATGGTTCAGAATATTTCCGACAATGTAAAATCCAATGCAGAGCATGCAGCCCAGGCAAGTCATAAGGCAAAAAACGTGGAAGCCCACATGCAGGCAAGCAACCAGAAAATGGATAGCATGCTGCAGGCCATGAAGCAGATCAGCGACTCTTCCGGCAAAATCAGCAAGATCATAAGCAGTATTGAGGATATCGCTTTCCAGACAAATATCCTGGCCTTAAACGCCGCCGTGGAAGCCGCCAGAGCGGGGGCCTCGGGAAAAGGCTTTGCAGTGGTAGCCGATGAGGTACGAAACCTGGCAAGCAAAAGTGCAGAAGCAGCAAAAAATACCTCCGGTCTCATCGTGGAATCCGTTTCCTCCGTGGAAAACGGCACCCAGATTTTAAATGATACTGCAAGGACCCTTTCCATGGCCGCCAACGGGGTCAATGAAATTTCCGGCTCCATTGAACAAATCAGCTCCGCCACCAGGACCCAGTCCGATGCCATCACCCAGATCGTCCTTGGCCTGGAAGAGATCTCCTCCGGCATTCAGGCAAACTCCGCCACCTCCGAGGAAAGCGCTTCTGCCAGCGCCGAGCTTTCCAATCAGGCACAGAATCTGTTTAAGCAGGTATCAAATTTTAAAATTGCGGAAGGAAAATAA
- a CDS encoding nucleoside triphosphate pyrophosphohydrolase gives MKRYDKLVRDRIPEVIQAQGKKVVWRILTEEEHLEKLEEKLYEEVEEYQEDKSLEEMADVLEVLYSICSARGYTAAELEAEREKKAKNRGGFKDRIFLEYVDE, from the coding sequence TTGAAAAGGTACGATAAATTAGTCAGGGACAGAATACCGGAGGTGATCCAGGCACAAGGGAAAAAGGTGGTATGGCGCATCCTGACTGAGGAAGAACATTTAGAGAAACTGGAAGAAAAGCTTTATGAGGAGGTAGAGGAATACCAGGAGGACAAGAGCCTGGAAGAGATGGCAGATGTACTGGAAGTGTTGTATTCCATTTGCAGTGCCAGGGGTTATACCGCAGCAGAACTGGAAGCAGAGCGGGAAAAGAAGGCAAAAAACAGGGGCGGCTTTAAAGACAGGATTTTTCTGGAGTATGTGGATGAGTAG
- a CDS encoding SIS domain-containing protein → MTVKEIITEIVEKKKEAGGVREVYFVGCGGSLGAFYPAKIFLETEALSIRTGWYNSNEFVHNTPRILGKNSVVITASHRGDTPETVKAAQAAKKAGATVIALTWSSDSPITKASDYVVSYTFGEEKDIGGEKTMVGLMAAVELLDQTEGYEHYDKFQDGVSRIDGIVKYARKHVEKRAVAFAEEYKDDKVIYTMGSGAAYGAAYMESICIFMEMQWINSSSIHAGEFFHGPFEITDAESPFMIQISEGPARELDERALSFLRKYAGRIEVLDAKDLGLSTIDSSVVSYFNHSLFNNVYDVYNHALAGRRQHPLSTRRYMWKVEY, encoded by the coding sequence ATGACAGTCAAGGAAATCATAACTGAAATCGTGGAAAAGAAGAAAGAAGCGGGAGGAGTCCGGGAAGTATATTTTGTCGGCTGCGGCGGCTCCCTGGGAGCCTTTTACCCAGCTAAAATTTTTCTGGAAACAGAAGCTTTGTCCATACGGACGGGCTGGTATAACAGCAATGAATTCGTACATAACACGCCCAGGATTTTAGGAAAAAACTCAGTCGTCATCACAGCATCCCACAGGGGAGACACCCCGGAAACCGTAAAAGCCGCCCAGGCTGCAAAAAAGGCAGGAGCCACGGTCATAGCCCTTACCTGGTCTTCTGATTCCCCAATCACAAAGGCATCGGATTATGTGGTTTCCTATACCTTTGGTGAGGAAAAGGATATTGGAGGAGAAAAGACCATGGTCGGGCTGATGGCTGCGGTGGAGCTGCTGGACCAGACAGAGGGCTATGAACATTACGACAAATTCCAGGATGGAGTATCCCGTATTGACGGAATCGTAAAATATGCCCGCAAACATGTGGAAAAAAGGGCCGTGGCCTTTGCAGAGGAATACAAGGATGACAAGGTGATTTATACCATGGGAAGCGGCGCCGCTTATGGGGCAGCCTATATGGAAAGCATCTGCATATTCATGGAAATGCAGTGGATCAATTCTTCCAGCATCCATGCCGGAGAATTTTTCCACGGTCCCTTTGAAATTACCGATGCCGAATCCCCGTTCATGATCCAGATCAGCGAAGGGCCTGCCAGAGAACTGGACGAGAGGGCTTTGTCCTTTTTGAGAAAATATGCGGGCAGGATCGAAGTGCTGGACGCAAAAGACTTAGGTCTGTCCACTATTGACTCTTCTGTTGTCTCCTACTTTAACCACTCCTTATTTAATAATGTATATGATGTTTACAATCATGCCCTGGCAGGCAGGAGACAGCATCCCCTTTCCACAAGGAGGTATATGTGGAAGGTGGAATATTAA
- a CDS encoding carbohydrate ABC transporter permease, with protein MKKKKFMPYLYVLPGLFMVLGFVYIPIIVNCIYSFFRLSSYSSTMKFVGLDNFRRLFTNEVFPIMLRNNVYYCVISLLVQVGFGTVLALLLESRLTGRARGFYRNVYFIPSLISLTAVGLMFNFVYSPQVGLLNTFLKNAGLSQFQQTWLGDKRLAIFCIIAMSQWQFTGYITLLMVVAFQNVPVDYLEAALIDGAGPVRRALSISLPLAKEQLLVCSIITIIGAFKLFTEVYSTTSGGPGNNSQVLGLFLYQNAFLHDDMGMAATTGVLIFAITLTASIIQLKVSRSGEA; from the coding sequence ATGAAAAAAAAGAAATTCATGCCATATCTGTATGTATTGCCGGGGCTTTTTATGGTGCTGGGCTTTGTATACATTCCTATCATAGTCAACTGCATATACAGTTTTTTCCGCCTGTCATCCTACTCCTCCACCATGAAATTCGTAGGGCTGGATAATTTCAGGCGTTTGTTTACCAATGAAGTATTTCCCATCATGTTGAGAAACAACGTGTATTACTGCGTCATATCCCTCCTTGTGCAGGTGGGCTTTGGAACGGTTCTGGCGCTTTTGCTGGAGAGCAGGCTCACCGGCAGGGCGAGAGGATTTTACAGAAATGTTTATTTTATTCCATCCCTGATCTCCCTGACAGCAGTTGGCCTGATGTTTAATTTCGTCTATTCTCCCCAGGTGGGCCTTTTAAATACTTTTTTAAAGAATGCAGGACTTTCCCAGTTCCAGCAGACCTGGCTGGGAGATAAAAGGCTGGCCATTTTCTGTATCATAGCCATGAGCCAGTGGCAGTTTACCGGTTATATCACGCTGCTTATGGTGGTGGCTTTCCAAAACGTGCCGGTAGATTACTTAGAAGCAGCCCTCATTGACGGGGCAGGGCCTGTGAGAAGGGCTTTAAGCATATCCCTTCCCCTTGCAAAGGAACAGCTTCTGGTATGCTCCATCATCACCATTATCGGAGCATTTAAGTTATTTACCGAGGTTTATTCCACCACCAGCGGCGGCCCTGGAAACAATTCCCAGGTGCTTGGCCTGTTTCTCTATCAGAATGCGTTCCTGCATGATGATATGGGTATGGCGGCCACAACGGGAGTATTGATATTTGCCATAACCCTGACCGCATCCATCATACAGCTGAAGGTTTCAAGGTCCGGTGAGGCATAA
- a CDS encoding GntR family transcriptional regulator, giving the protein MNKNSITPLYQQLADDIKQQIMEGRLKENDKLMTELEFSQAYDVSRITVRKAIEILADEGYVTKHQGIGTFVAAKKLNRVMNKLLSFTEMCENDGKTASTEMVSLEWTSASVSISQYLHINEKDRVLKIIRIRKSDKEPVMLEEGYFPSKYSYLMGEDLTSSVYSILRRHDTVPTHAVKTVEICYATKEEAEYLKVREGQVLLLHKDQVMDENGQVIHYSKLIINPERYKLTIFT; this is encoded by the coding sequence ATGAATAAGAATTCAATCACCCCTTTGTACCAGCAGCTTGCAGATGACATTAAGCAGCAGATTATGGAAGGCAGATTAAAAGAAAATGACAAGCTTATGACGGAGCTGGAATTCAGCCAGGCTTATGACGTCAGCAGGATCACGGTCAGAAAGGCGATTGAGATACTGGCTGACGAGGGATATGTTACAAAGCACCAGGGGATCGGTACCTTTGTTGCTGCGAAAAAGCTGAACCGGGTCATGAACAAGCTTTTAAGCTTTACGGAGATGTGTGAAAATGACGGGAAAACGGCGTCTACGGAAATGGTTTCCCTGGAATGGACATCAGCCTCCGTCTCCATCAGCCAGTATCTTCATATAAATGAAAAAGACCGTGTGTTAAAGATCATCCGGATCCGGAAAAGCGACAAGGAACCGGTTATGCTGGAAGAAGGGTATTTTCCGTCAAAGTACTCCTATCTCATGGGAGAAGATTTAACAAGCTCTGTGTATTCCATTCTGCGCAGACATGACACCGTGCCCACCCATGCGGTGAAGACCGTGGAAATCTGCTATGCAACAAAAGAGGAAGCAGAATATCTGAAGGTGAGGGAAGGCCAGGTCCTCCTGCTGCACAAGGATCAGGTCATGGATGAGAATGGCCAGGTCATTCATTACAGCAAGCTGATCATAAATCCGGAAAGATATAAACTGACCATCTTTACGTAA
- a CDS encoding histidinol-phosphatase HisJ family protein codes for MTMLTADYHVHSISPDAGAPMEEMCESAIKKGLEEIAFTDHYEFYAHGLVKEYFHEDYLKQYWKCLEKCREKFEGKLVIRRGLEMGQMHLCPEDALKVIFEYPFDFIIGSLHKIENVDVSQMEYTEKTMPRIAEAYYRHLLRLSEVGEFDCLGHLDLIKRHSVRNGLPDYYDRYEKEITRILKNLVARGKGIEINTSGIRQGAGETIPSLRTVKLFVQLGGTVVTVGSDAHKPEDVAADFHVAEQLLKEAGIREVTRFKRRRGFPVKI; via the coding sequence ATGACCATGCTGACAGCGGATTATCATGTTCACAGCATTTCTCCCGATGCAGGGGCCCCCATGGAGGAAATGTGCGAAAGCGCCATAAAAAAGGGGCTGGAAGAGATCGCCTTTACGGATCATTATGAATTTTATGCCCATGGGCTGGTGAAGGAGTATTTTCATGAGGATTACTTAAAACAGTACTGGAAGTGCCTGGAAAAGTGCAGGGAAAAATTCGAAGGGAAGCTGGTGATACGCCGGGGGCTGGAGATGGGGCAGATGCACTTATGTCCGGAAGATGCTTTGAAAGTCATCTTTGAATACCCCTTTGACTTTATTATCGGCTCTCTTCACAAGATTGAAAATGTGGATGTCAGCCAGATGGAATATACGGAAAAAACCATGCCCCGGATTGCAGAGGCATATTACCGTCATTTATTAAGGCTTTCGGAGGTGGGGGAATTTGATTGCCTGGGGCATTTGGATCTGATTAAAAGGCATTCCGTAAGAAATGGCCTTCCAGATTATTATGACAGGTATGAGAAAGAAATTACACGGATCCTTAAAAACCTGGTGGCAAGGGGCAAGGGAATAGAAATCAACACCTCCGGGATCAGACAGGGGGCAGGAGAGACCATTCCATCCTTAAGAACGGTAAAGCTGTTTGTCCAGCTGGGGGGAACTGTGGTAACGGTCGGATCGGATGCCCATAAGCCGGAGGATGTGGCGGCGGATTTTCATGTGGCGGAACAGCTTTTAAAAGAAGCGGGCATCAGGGAGGTCACAAGGTTTAAGCGTAGGCGGGGCTTTCCTGTAAAAATATAG
- a CDS encoding ABC transporter substrate-binding protein, whose translation MKKSFKKAMFAGLSCIMAMSMTACSGNTGDQSPSAKASAESSQSASGDTTAAALAGDKKVIKLFHRFPDDPCNSFIEKKVAEYEAAHPDIDIQITSAQNQPYKEKIKVVVGSDECPDIFFSWGGEFSERFIRENLILDLTPYMEKDTAWKDSLLPTQMVEYTTDDGMIYGVPFRLDGKLFFYNKDIFEKEGLEIPGTWDEFLALCDKLKAGGITPIAEGNQDQWPACHYVGTLNQMLVADDVRARDYNPKTGEFADPGYEKALEYYQQLVPYMNPGVNGQTHDMARLGFTQGQTAMLYAELVEITNIKQENADLNWGMFNFPVVEGPGNPDLLTGSPEGFVVSSKTKYPEECIQFLKWFLGPEVGAAQAEEVGWFNASKGVDAGLKDPSLIDAYKAIASAKEMGPWFDSSLYSTVCDTYLTAISDITNGDVTPEEAMKKVQATAKEAQSLVP comes from the coding sequence ATGAAAAAAAGCTTTAAAAAAGCGATGTTTGCAGGCTTATCCTGCATCATGGCCATGTCCATGACTGCCTGCAGCGGCAATACCGGTGACCAATCCCCGTCCGCCAAAGCCTCCGCCGAATCCTCACAGTCCGCTTCCGGGGACACCACGGCAGCAGCCCTTGCAGGAGATAAGAAGGTCATCAAGCTGTTCCACCGGTTTCCCGATGATCCCTGTAACTCATTCATTGAGAAAAAGGTGGCAGAATATGAAGCGGCCCATCCGGATATTGATATTCAGATCACCAGTGCCCAGAATCAGCCCTATAAAGAAAAGATCAAAGTCGTCGTAGGCTCCGATGAATGTCCTGATATCTTTTTCAGCTGGGGCGGTGAGTTCTCAGAACGCTTTATCCGTGAGAATCTGATCCTGGATCTGACACCGTACATGGAAAAGGATACGGCATGGAAGGATTCTCTTCTGCCCACTCAGATGGTAGAGTATACCACTGATGACGGGATGATCTACGGCGTTCCTTTCCGCTTAGACGGCAAGCTGTTTTTCTATAACAAGGATATATTTGAAAAGGAAGGCCTTGAAATTCCTGGAACCTGGGATGAATTTCTGGCCTTATGCGACAAGCTGAAAGCCGGCGGAATTACGCCCATTGCGGAAGGAAACCAGGATCAGTGGCCTGCATGCCATTATGTAGGCACATTAAACCAGATGCTTGTGGCAGACGATGTAAGAGCCAGAGACTATAATCCGAAGACAGGGGAATTTGCTGATCCGGGATATGAAAAGGCTCTGGAATATTATCAGCAGCTTGTGCCTTACATGAATCCCGGCGTCAACGGGCAGACTCATGATATGGCAAGGCTTGGCTTCACCCAGGGACAGACGGCCATGCTGTACGCCGAACTGGTGGAAATCACAAACATCAAACAGGAAAATGCAGATTTGAACTGGGGAATGTTCAACTTCCCGGTTGTGGAAGGGCCGGGAAACCCGGATCTTCTCACCGGTTCTCCCGAAGGCTTTGTGGTTTCCTCCAAGACTAAATATCCGGAAGAATGCATCCAGTTCTTAAAATGGTTCCTTGGACCGGAAGTCGGTGCCGCACAGGCGGAAGAGGTGGGCTGGTTCAATGCTTCCAAGGGTGTTGATGCAGGCCTTAAAGATCCCTCCCTGATCGACGCATACAAGGCAATTGCTTCTGCAAAGGAGATGGGACCATGGTTTGACAGCTCCCTGTATTCCACCGTATGTGATACATATCTGACCGCTATTTCCGATATTACCAACGGAGACGTTACCCCGGAAGAGGCCATGAAAAAGGTTCAGGCAACGGCAAAGGAAGCACAGTCCCTGGTCCCTTAG